In the genome of Xanthobacteraceae bacterium, one region contains:
- a CDS encoding TetR/AcrR family transcriptional regulator codes for MPSSSQTTRSRILDAAYKLFRRQGYSRVSIDEIALAARLTKKTLYYHFESKDALLAAVLETQSELALAAFRTFSDTLRGSPIAIADALFEGLKVWSDTPRWAGSGFTRLVIELADLPGHPARQIARRHKAELERLFSELLVKAGAASPKETAREIWLLSEGAISLILVHGDRGYAAAAARAARKLIAASLKHGNAARGSKTVNATAV; via the coding sequence ATGCCCTCTTCCTCGCAGACGACGCGAAGCCGTATTCTCGATGCGGCTTACAAGCTCTTCCGGCGGCAAGGATATTCGCGCGTCAGCATCGACGAGATCGCGCTTGCGGCAAGGCTCACGAAGAAGACGCTCTACTACCATTTCGAAAGCAAGGATGCGCTTCTTGCCGCTGTCCTCGAAACGCAGAGCGAGCTTGCGCTTGCCGCTTTTCGCACCTTCAGCGACACGTTGAGAGGTTCGCCCATCGCGATTGCGGATGCGCTGTTTGAAGGCCTGAAAGTCTGGTCAGACACGCCGCGCTGGGCGGGGTCGGGGTTCACGCGCCTCGTAATCGAACTGGCCGATCTGCCGGGACATCCCGCGCGTCAGATTGCGCGGCGGCACAAGGCCGAGTTGGAACGTCTTTTTTCGGAATTGCTCGTGAAAGCCGGTGCGGCTTCGCCGAAGGAAACCGCCCGCGAAATTTGGCTGCTGTCGGAAGGAGCAATTTCGCTGATCCTCGTACATGGCGACCGCGGCTATGCGGCTGCAGCGGCGCGCGCCGCGCGAAAGCTGATCGCGGCCAGCCTGAAGCACGGCAACGCTGCGCGGGGAAGCAAAACGGTTAACGCAACGGCAGTTTGA
- a CDS encoding mandelate racemase, with translation MRFEKLTFRSVEVRAVSVPLRRPVISKVGLFEEWPVILIDLNTEEGVTGRAYLEPYLKNAARYLAPVIRDLAATRTGKPVRPFDDFQAMHRSLNLVGYEGMSLIAVSGLDMAAWDAVAKAANMPLANYLGGSLGNVRAYNSNALWPIDVTKLQDEAAALVAEGGFKGLKLRLGRERVADDLAAIKAVRAGAGDEIKLMVDFNQGLPFGDALHRCHALDNEGLYWFEEPVTYNNLEGYVRLRREMKTPLQLGENFYGPRSLHQALALGAGDYVMPDLMRIGGVTGWLRASAIAGAAGIEMSSHLYPEFSAHLLRVTETAHWLEWQDWVDPIIEQPFIVNGGDVEIPDRPGAGIEWNEAAVKRYRYDA, from the coding sequence ATGCGCTTCGAGAAACTCACCTTCCGTTCGGTTGAGGTGCGCGCGGTATCGGTGCCGTTGCGGCGTCCGGTGATTTCCAAAGTCGGGCTGTTCGAAGAATGGCCGGTCATCCTGATAGACCTGAACACCGAAGAAGGCGTCACCGGGCGTGCTTATCTGGAGCCATACCTGAAGAACGCCGCGCGCTATCTGGCCCCGGTCATCCGCGATCTCGCCGCTACGCGCACAGGAAAGCCGGTTCGTCCGTTCGACGATTTCCAGGCCATGCACCGTTCGCTGAATCTCGTCGGCTATGAAGGCATGTCGTTGATCGCCGTTTCCGGGCTGGACATGGCGGCGTGGGATGCAGTGGCGAAAGCGGCGAACATGCCGCTCGCGAATTATCTCGGCGGCTCTCTGGGGAATGTGCGGGCCTATAACAGCAATGCGCTCTGGCCCATCGATGTCACGAAACTGCAGGACGAGGCTGCCGCGCTGGTTGCGGAAGGCGGTTTCAAGGGTCTGAAACTTCGGCTTGGGCGCGAGCGTGTTGCGGACGATCTTGCGGCCATCAAGGCGGTACGCGCGGGCGCGGGGGATGAAATAAAACTGATGGTGGACTTCAATCAGGGCCTGCCGTTCGGCGACGCGCTGCATCGTTGCCATGCCCTCGATAACGAAGGGCTTTACTGGTTCGAGGAGCCGGTGACCTATAACAACCTTGAAGGCTACGTCCGTTTGCGGCGGGAAATGAAAACGCCGCTTCAGTTAGGTGAAAATTTTTACGGTCCGCGTTCGCTGCATCAGGCGCTTGCCTTGGGTGCGGGCGACTACGTCATGCCGGATTTGATGCGGATCGGCGGCGTCACCGGGTGGCTGCGCGCTTCCGCCATCGCGGGTGCAGCCGGGATCGAAATGTCATCGCATCTCTATCCGGAGTTCTCCGCGCATCTCCTGCGCGTTACTGAAACTGCGCATTGGCTGGAATGGCAGGATTGGGTCGATCCGATTATCGAGCAACCGTTCATAGTGAATGGCGGCGATGTCGAGATTCCGGATCGTCCCGGCGCGGGAATCGAGTGGAATGAAGCGGCGGTGAAGCGCTATCGCTACGACGCCTGA
- a CDS encoding flavin-dependent oxidoreductase, with amino-acid sequence MTVLIAGGGIGGLALALSLHQVGVKCRVFESVKEIKPLGVGINVLPHACRELIELGLLGELERTGVRTSELAYFSKHGKPIWSEPRGLEAGYKWPQFSIHRGELQTILLRAVIERIGKENVLTGHHISHWEETAHGVRVFFAAANGETLPPHDGSLLIACDGIHSTIRARLFPEEGPPIWSRRILWRGVTKAKPFLSGSSMIMAGYPQVKFVAYPISREDERGEQMLNWIAEREFAADYDWRREDYNRAGKLEEFAPWFREWNFDWLDVPGLIRDADYFYEYPLVDRDPLERWSFGRVTLLGDAAHPMYPIGSNGSSQAILDARVLTREIQEKGETAAALEAYEAERRPATSQLVLLNRGNGPERVMQMVEERAPGGFSVVTEVLTQEELEEVANNYKRVAGFQVEALNAKPSIVQTRVPVSAI; translated from the coding sequence ATGACCGTCCTGATCGCGGGTGGCGGCATCGGCGGGCTTGCGCTGGCGCTGAGCCTGCACCAAGTCGGCGTCAAATGCCGTGTGTTCGAGAGCGTCAAGGAGATCAAGCCGCTCGGCGTCGGCATCAATGTGCTGCCGCACGCATGCCGCGAACTGATCGAACTCGGATTGCTCGGTGAACTCGAACGCACTGGCGTACGCACCTCCGAACTCGCCTACTTCTCAAAGCACGGCAAACCAATCTGGTCGGAGCCGCGTGGACTGGAAGCCGGATACAAGTGGCCGCAATTCTCGATCCATCGCGGCGAGCTGCAAACCATCCTGCTGCGCGCCGTAATCGAGCGCATCGGTAAGGAGAACGTACTTACTGGCCACCACATTTCGCACTGGGAAGAAACCGCGCACGGGGTGCGTGTGTTCTTCGCGGCAGCAAACGGCGAAACGCTGCCGCCGCATGACGGCTCGCTGCTGATCGCCTGCGACGGCATCCACTCCACCATCCGCGCGCGTCTGTTTCCCGAAGAAGGACCGCCGATCTGGAGCCGCCGTATTCTCTGGCGCGGCGTGACCAAGGCGAAACCGTTTCTCAGCGGCAGTTCCATGATCATGGCGGGTTATCCGCAGGTGAAGTTCGTCGCCTATCCTATCTCGCGCGAAGACGAGCGCGGCGAACAGATGCTGAACTGGATCGCGGAGCGCGAGTTCGCGGCCGACTACGACTGGCGGCGCGAAGACTACAACCGTGCGGGCAAGCTCGAGGAATTCGCGCCCTGGTTCAGGGAATGGAATTTCGACTGGCTCGACGTGCCGGGCCTGATCCGCGACGCCGATTATTTCTACGAATATCCACTGGTCGACCGCGATCCGCTCGAGCGCTGGAGCTTTGGCCGCGTGACGCTGCTCGGCGACGCCGCGCATCCGATGTATCCGATCGGCTCGAATGGCTCCTCGCAGGCCATACTCGATGCCCGCGTCCTGACACGCGAAATTCAGGAGAAAGGCGAAACCGCTGCCGCCCTCGAAGCCTATGAAGCAGAGCGCCGCCCGGCTACGTCGCAACTCGTGCTGCTGAACCGCGGCAACGGGCCGGAGCGCGTGATGCAGATGGTCGAGGAGCGCGCACCCGGCGGCTTCTCGGTCGTAACCGAAGTGCTTACGCAGGAAGAACTGGAAGAAGTCGCGAACAACTACAAGCGCGTTGCGGGTTTCCAGGTCGAAGCGCTGAACGCAAAGCCTTCCATCGTGCAAACACGCGTTCCTGTCAGCGCAATTTGA
- the fabI gene encoding enoyl-ACP reductase FabI, giving the protein MAEAGGLMRGKRGLIFGIANDRSLAYGIAKACAAAGADLALTYQGDALKKRVVPIAEQLNAKVVGHCDVTDPATIDAVFAETDRQLGDLDFVVHAIAFSDKAQLDGRYVDTTADNFNSTLAISCYSFTAIAQRAEKRMPRGGSMLTLTYYGAEKWMPHYNVMGVAKAALEASVRYLAADLGPKKIRVNAISAGPIKTLAASGIGDFRYILKWNEYNTPLRRNVSNDEVGSSALYLLSDLGSGVTGEILHVDAGYHVVGIKNPEAPDMTLHTKNGNGDS; this is encoded by the coding sequence ATGGCTGAAGCGGGCGGGCTGATGCGCGGCAAGCGCGGGCTGATTTTCGGCATCGCGAATGACCGCTCGCTTGCCTACGGCATCGCCAAGGCATGCGCCGCCGCCGGGGCGGACCTCGCCCTCACCTATCAAGGCGACGCGCTGAAAAAACGCGTCGTGCCCATCGCCGAACAACTGAATGCGAAAGTCGTCGGCCACTGCGACGTCACCGATCCCGCCACCATCGACGCCGTGTTCGCGGAAACCGACCGTCAGCTCGGCGACCTCGACTTCGTGGTCCATGCCATCGCGTTCTCCGACAAGGCGCAGCTCGACGGACGTTATGTCGACACCACCGCCGACAACTTCAATTCAACGCTCGCGATCTCTTGCTATTCCTTCACCGCGATCGCGCAGCGCGCCGAGAAGCGCATGCCGCGCGGCGGCTCGATGCTGACGCTCACCTATTACGGTGCCGAGAAATGGATGCCGCATTATAACGTGATGGGCGTCGCCAAGGCCGCGCTCGAAGCCAGCGTCCGTTATCTCGCCGCCGATCTCGGCCCGAAGAAAATCCGCGTGAACGCCATCTCCGCCGGACCGATCAAGACGCTAGCGGCATCCGGCATCGGTGACTTCCGCTACATCCTGAAGTGGAACGAATACAACACGCCGCTGCGTCGTAACGTGTCGAATGACGAAGTGGGTTCGAGCGCGCTCTATCTGCTCTCCGATCTCGGCAGCGGCGTCACCGGCGAGATTCTGCACGTCGATGCGGGCTACCATGTCGTCGGCATCAAGAACCCTGAAGCGCCGGACATGACGCTGCACACCAAGAACGGCAACGGCGATTCATGA
- a CDS encoding J domain-containing protein, whose protein sequence is MRDPYEVLGVGRKATADEIKKSFRKLAKKHHPDSNKGDPKASARFNEINTAYEILGDEKKRAQFDAGEIDAEGKPKGFNFDPRQGGAYGGSPFGQGAFRQGPGGETIFETFSYGPGGPGGTGQRGGGAFDDILSGIFGGGFGRRNARSSAAPFDEFEQAQAKGADIALALEVTLGEAAGGAKKRVTLPSGKEVEVTVPAGIADGQQIRLRGQGFAGPVQPGDAIVTVHVLPHADLKAEGANLRAEVSVPLEDAILGGSVRVPTLDGAVDLKIPPRTSGGRTFRLKGKGLPQKGGTAGDLLVSVNIVLPEGADADLEALAKKLKAGR, encoded by the coding sequence GTGCGTGACCCCTATGAGGTGCTCGGCGTAGGCCGCAAGGCGACCGCCGACGAAATCAAGAAGAGCTTTCGCAAGCTCGCCAAGAAGCACCACCCGGACTCCAACAAGGGAGATCCGAAAGCCTCCGCGCGTTTCAACGAGATCAACACCGCCTACGAAATCCTCGGCGACGAGAAGAAGCGCGCACAGTTCGACGCGGGCGAAATCGACGCCGAAGGCAAGCCGAAGGGCTTCAACTTCGACCCGCGGCAGGGCGGCGCCTATGGCGGCTCACCGTTCGGTCAGGGCGCGTTCCGGCAAGGCCCCGGCGGCGAGACCATCTTCGAGACCTTCTCCTACGGACCCGGCGGTCCGGGCGGCACCGGGCAGCGCGGCGGCGGCGCGTTCGACGACATCCTGAGCGGCATCTTCGGCGGCGGCTTCGGCCGCAGGAACGCGCGCAGCAGCGCAGCGCCGTTCGACGAGTTCGAGCAGGCGCAGGCCAAGGGCGCGGACATCGCACTCGCCCTCGAAGTGACGCTCGGCGAAGCGGCGGGCGGTGCGAAGAAGCGTGTCACGCTCCCCTCAGGTAAGGAAGTCGAGGTCACCGTTCCCGCCGGCATCGCCGACGGTCAGCAAATCCGCCTGCGCGGTCAGGGCTTCGCCGGGCCGGTGCAGCCGGGCGACGCCATCGTGACGGTCCATGTCCTGCCCCACGCCGACCTGAAGGCCGAAGGCGCGAACCTCCGCGCCGAAGTCTCAGTGCCGCTGGAGGACGCGATCCTTGGCGGCTCGGTCCGGGTTCCGACTCTCGACGGCGCGGTGGACCTGAAAATCCCGCCGCGGACCTCCGGCGGACGCACGTTCCGCCTCAAGGGCAAGGGCCTGCCGCAGAAGGGCGGCACCGCGGGCGACCTCTTGGTATCCGTAAATATCGTATTGCCCGAAGGCGCGGACGCCGACCTCGAAGCGCTGGCGAAGAAGCTCAAGGCCGGACGTTAA
- the pdxH gene encoding pyridoxamine 5'-phosphate oxidase: MIRNQSNESRSGLISGDFAESADPFSLFEAWFAEAKAAEPNDPEAMALATADAGGLPDVRMVLLKGADERGFVFYTNDGSAKGGELLANPQAALVMHWKSLRRQVRVRGNVERVAAAEADAYFASRSRDSQLGAWASLQSQPLPDRKTFEDRFSDFNGRYEGKDVPRPPHWGGYRIVPVQIEFWLDRPHRLHDRVQFLRAAPGEAWKKTRLYP; this comes from the coding sequence ATGATACGCAACCAGTCCAATGAAAGCCGGTCAGGGTTAATTTCCGGTGACTTCGCCGAAAGCGCCGATCCCTTCTCGCTGTTCGAGGCCTGGTTTGCCGAGGCGAAGGCCGCGGAGCCGAACGATCCGGAAGCGATGGCGCTGGCGACCGCCGATGCCGGCGGTTTGCCCGATGTGCGGATGGTGCTTCTCAAGGGCGCGGATGAGCGAGGCTTCGTCTTCTATACGAACGACGGCAGCGCGAAGGGCGGCGAACTGCTGGCCAACCCCCAGGCGGCCCTGGTGATGCACTGGAAGTCGCTGCGGCGGCAGGTGCGGGTGCGCGGCAATGTCGAGCGCGTGGCGGCAGCGGAAGCGGACGCCTACTTCGCCTCGCGCTCTCGCGACTCCCAACTCGGCGCGTGGGCGAGCCTTCAATCGCAGCCCTTGCCTGACCGCAAGACTTTCGAAGACCGTTTCTCGGATTTCAACGGGCGCTACGAAGGCAAGGACGTGCCGCGCCCCCCGCACTGGGGCGGCTATCGCATCGTGCCGGTCCAGATCGAGTTCTGGCTCGACCGGCCGCATCGTCTTCATGACCGCGTACAATTTCTCCGCGCCGCGCCCGGCGAGGCGTGGAAGAAGACACGCCTCTATCCGTGA
- a CDS encoding SDR family oxidoreductase — protein sequence MTEAIGKRRTLLLTGASRGIGHATVKRFSSAGWRVITCSRHGFPENCPWEAGPEDHIQVDLADWRATKEAIREIKSRIGGELDALVNNAGISPKGEGGKRLGTIETALEDWQRVFQVNFFAPIMLARGLASELEKTQGAVVNVTSIAGSHVHPFAGAAYATSKAALTSLTREMAADFGPRGIRVNAIAPGEIDTAILSPGTEKLIEQIPLRRLGTPDEVAKIIYVLCTETSSYLSGAEIHINGGQHVF from the coding sequence ATGACAGAAGCCATTGGCAAAAGGCGGACGTTGCTGCTCACCGGCGCGAGCCGCGGCATCGGCCATGCCACGGTGAAGCGGTTTTCCTCCGCGGGCTGGCGCGTGATCACCTGTTCGCGCCACGGCTTTCCGGAAAACTGCCCGTGGGAAGCCGGGCCGGAAGATCACATCCAGGTTGATCTCGCTGACTGGCGCGCGACAAAAGAAGCGATCAGGGAAATCAAATCGCGCATCGGCGGCGAACTCGATGCGCTGGTGAACAATGCCGGCATCTCGCCGAAAGGCGAGGGCGGCAAGCGTCTGGGCACCATCGAAACCGCGCTGGAAGACTGGCAGCGCGTGTTTCAGGTGAACTTCTTCGCGCCGATCATGCTGGCGCGCGGTCTGGCATCGGAACTGGAGAAGACGCAAGGCGCGGTGGTGAATGTCACCTCCATCGCCGGCTCGCACGTGCATCCGTTTGCAGGCGCAGCCTATGCGACCTCGAAGGCGGCGCTAACCTCGCTCACCCGCGAAATGGCGGCCGACTTCGGCCCGCGCGGCATTCGCGTGAACGCGATTGCGCCCGGCGAGATCGACACCGCGATCCTGTCGCCGGGTACGGAAAAACTGATCGAGCAGATTCCGTTGCGCCGCCTCGGCACGCCGGACGAAGTGGCGAAGATCATCTATGTGCTGTGCACGGAAACGTCGTCGTACCTGAGCGGCGCCGAAATTCACATCAACGGCGGTCAGCACGTATTCTGA
- a CDS encoding magnesium transporter CorA family protein encodes MLFAHVLRGASLERIEVKEGGTCPPNAIWLDLVAPTIAEDKIVEAEVGISVPTREEMAEIEISSRLYIENGGRYMTATLLYNTETEKPGTTAITFILTGQRLVTVRYDEPKPFTYLAGKLSKACSINTTGPTIMVELLDAIIDRLADILEKLAAEVDRVSTRVFERNGARDDPNHRYQAILRTIGRKGDLLSKARESLVSLGRLVLFFTNEAEAVGLAKDQRAHLKSVARDISSLTDHAHFLANKITFLLDATLGMVSLEQNDVIKLFSVMAVTLMPPTLIASIYGMNFKHMPELDWAYGYPLAVIAMVIAAIGPYFFFKWKRWL; translated from the coding sequence ATGCTGTTCGCTCATGTGCTGCGCGGCGCGTCGCTCGAACGCATCGAGGTAAAGGAAGGCGGCACCTGCCCTCCAAACGCGATCTGGCTGGACCTGGTCGCGCCGACGATTGCAGAAGACAAGATCGTCGAAGCGGAGGTCGGCATCTCGGTGCCTACCCGCGAAGAAATGGCGGAGATCGAGATTTCGAGCCGCCTCTATATCGAGAACGGTGGGCGCTACATGACCGCCACGCTGCTCTACAATACCGAAACCGAGAAGCCGGGCACGACCGCGATCACCTTCATTCTCACCGGCCAGCGGCTGGTGACGGTGCGCTACGACGAGCCGAAGCCATTCACCTACCTCGCCGGCAAGCTCTCGAAGGCATGCTCTATCAATACGACCGGGCCGACGATCATGGTCGAATTGCTCGACGCCATCATCGACCGGCTTGCCGATATTCTGGAAAAACTTGCAGCCGAAGTGGACCGCGTTTCCACGCGCGTGTTCGAGCGCAACGGCGCGCGCGACGATCCGAACCACCGCTATCAGGCGATCCTGCGCACCATTGGCCGCAAGGGCGACCTGCTGTCCAAGGCGCGCGAAAGTCTGGTGTCGCTCGGCCGGCTTGTCCTGTTTTTCACGAACGAGGCCGAAGCAGTCGGGCTGGCAAAAGACCAGCGTGCGCACCTGAAAAGCGTTGCACGCGACATTTCCTCGCTGACCGACCACGCGCATTTCCTCGCCAACAAGATCACCTTCCTGCTGGACGCGACGCTCGGCATGGTGAGCCTTGAGCAGAACGACGTCATCAAGCTGTTCTCGGTGATGGCGGTGACCCTCATGCCGCCGACGCTGATCGCGTCGATCTACGGCATGAACTTCAAACACATGCCGGAACTGGACTGGGCTTACGGCTATCCGCTTGCCGTAATCGCGATGGTGATCGCGGCGATCGGGCCGTACTTCTTCTTCAAGTGGAAGCGCTGGCTATAG
- a CDS encoding L,D-transpeptidase: MMAFSLAGCLSDTLDPVNEAQLPARDRKLIASAPYLNHKPDSMWLRHLVDYPSKDKPGTVIVDTENKFLYLIQPNGKAYRYGVTVGEEGLAFKGEAIVKRKAEWPDWTPPGDMLKRFPNLPKYVSPGPHNPMGARALYLYQGNKDTLFRIHGTNQPEYIGQAISSGCIRMLNEDVIDLYNRVPQGALVRVI, from the coding sequence ATGATGGCCTTCTCCTTGGCGGGATGTCTTTCGGATACGCTCGATCCGGTCAACGAAGCGCAGCTTCCTGCGCGTGACCGGAAGCTGATTGCGAGCGCGCCGTACCTCAATCACAAGCCGGACTCGATGTGGCTCCGCCACCTGGTCGATTATCCGAGCAAGGATAAGCCGGGCACGGTCATCGTCGATACCGAGAACAAGTTCCTCTACCTCATCCAGCCGAACGGCAAGGCCTATCGTTATGGCGTGACCGTCGGCGAAGAAGGCCTTGCCTTCAAGGGTGAAGCTATCGTGAAGCGCAAGGCCGAGTGGCCTGACTGGACGCCGCCGGGCGACATGCTCAAGCGCTTCCCGAATCTGCCGAAGTACGTATCTCCGGGGCCGCACAATCCGATGGGTGCCCGCGCGCTCTATCTCTATCAGGGCAACAAGGACACGCTGTTCCGCATTCACGGCACCAACCAGCCGGAATATATCGGTCAGGCGATTTCGTCGGGCTGCATCCGGATGCTGAACGAGGACGTGATCGATCTTTACAATCGAGTGCCGCAAGGCGCGCTGGTCAGGGTGATCTGA
- a CDS encoding extensin family protein: MYAQSEGIALPETAPMPLERPLEAPARPGDNRPRPPHLIEIPAAEMKAGVEACKAFLARDIAVAEIAEPAMWSNGCGAAGQAKVSAIKLKNGKQVPLRPSALIRCETAAAIADWVREDLAPALEGYSGLDRIQVAASYHCRPRNNIRGALMSEHGRANALDIRYIFTSDGRRFGVDVPETPILLMNEMRRSTCARFTTVLGPGSDGYHEDHLHIDLAVRRNSGYRLCRWQLPVPPTPLPRPEG, translated from the coding sequence GTGTATGCTCAAAGCGAAGGCATTGCACTCCCGGAAACCGCACCGATGCCGCTGGAGCGCCCGCTCGAAGCCCCGGCGCGCCCTGGAGACAACCGTCCTCGTCCACCGCACCTGATCGAAATCCCGGCCGCCGAAATGAAAGCAGGCGTGGAAGCCTGCAAGGCGTTTCTTGCGCGCGACATCGCGGTCGCCGAAATCGCCGAACCCGCGATGTGGAGCAATGGGTGCGGCGCGGCGGGTCAGGCGAAGGTTTCGGCCATCAAGCTGAAGAACGGCAAACAGGTCCCGCTACGGCCCTCGGCACTCATTCGCTGTGAAACAGCGGCCGCAATAGCGGACTGGGTCCGCGAGGATCTTGCGCCGGCGCTGGAGGGCTACAGCGGCCTCGACCGGATACAAGTCGCGGCCTCCTATCATTGCCGCCCGCGCAACAATATCCGCGGCGCGCTGATGAGCGAGCATGGCCGCGCGAACGCGCTGGACATCCGCTACATCTTCACGAGCGATGGCCGCCGCTTCGGCGTCGATGTGCCCGAAACGCCGATCCTGCTGATGAACGAGATGCGCCGCTCTACATGCGCCAGATTCACGACGGTGCTCGGTCCCGGATCGGACGGCTATCACGAGGATCATCTGCACATCGATCTCGCGGTGCGCCGAAACTCCGGCTACCGGCTTTGCCGATGGCAGCTCCCGGTGCCCCCCACGCCCCTGCCGAGACCCGAAGGCTAG
- a CDS encoding fatty-acid--CoA ligase has product MKGLMQDWPLTCNRIIDHAAIQYPARKVVSRSVEGPIVETTYKEIRQRALKVAQRLVKEGIRKGDRIATLAWNTARHLEAWYGILGAGAVYHTVNPRLFAEQIIYIVNHAEDKMIFVDLTFVPVLEKLADKLPTLSKYIILTDKAHMPQTSLKNAVAYEDWIAEVDGNFKWVDVDENDAAGMCYTSGTTGNPKGVVYSHRSNVLHALAASLPDVIGLSSRDVVLPVVPLFHANSWSLAFSAPMTGASMVMPGAKLDGASIYELLDTFKVSVTAAVPTVWLMLLQHLEANKLKLPHLKRVLIGGSACPRAMMQKFQDEYDVQVTHAWGMTEMSPIGTAGSLKPEVAHLTGDAELDVKEKQGFSIFTVEMKITDDEGNELPWDGVKFGRLKVRGPAVASSYFKGEGGNILDGEGFFDTGDVATIDPMGYMKITDRAKDVIKSGGEWISSIDLENVAVGHPDVAEAAVIGIAHPKWDERPLLVIVAKKDKKPSREDILKFMEGKIAKWWMPDDVVFVDEIPHTATGKILKTALRDKFTDYRLPGVAAE; this is encoded by the coding sequence ATGAAAGGCTTGATGCAGGACTGGCCGCTGACCTGCAACCGGATCATTGACCACGCCGCCATCCAGTATCCGGCCCGCAAGGTCGTCAGCCGCTCGGTGGAAGGACCGATCGTCGAAACTACCTACAAGGAAATCAGGCAGCGCGCTCTGAAGGTCGCGCAGCGGCTGGTCAAGGAAGGCATCAGGAAGGGCGACCGTATCGCGACGCTCGCCTGGAACACCGCCCGCCACCTCGAAGCGTGGTACGGAATCCTAGGCGCCGGCGCGGTCTATCACACCGTGAACCCGCGGCTCTTTGCCGAGCAGATCATCTACATCGTCAATCACGCCGAAGACAAAATGATCTTCGTCGATCTGACCTTCGTCCCGGTCCTCGAAAAGCTCGCCGACAAACTGCCCACGCTCTCGAAATACATCATCCTTACCGACAAGGCGCACATGCCGCAGACTTCGCTGAAGAACGCGGTCGCCTACGAGGACTGGATCGCGGAGGTGGACGGCAATTTCAAATGGGTCGACGTGGACGAGAATGATGCCGCCGGCATGTGCTACACCTCCGGCACCACCGGCAATCCGAAGGGCGTCGTCTATTCGCACCGTTCGAACGTGCTGCATGCGCTTGCGGCTTCGCTGCCGGACGTGATCGGCCTTTCCAGCCGCGATGTCGTGCTGCCGGTGGTCCCGCTGTTTCACGCGAATTCCTGGTCGCTTGCTTTCTCCGCGCCGATGACGGGCGCGAGCATGGTGATGCCGGGCGCGAAGCTCGACGGCGCATCGATCTATGAATTGCTCGATACGTTCAAGGTCTCGGTGACCGCTGCGGTACCGACCGTCTGGCTGATGCTCTTGCAACATCTGGAAGCGAACAAGCTGAAGCTGCCGCATCTCAAGCGCGTGCTCATCGGCGGCTCTGCTTGCCCGCGCGCGATGATGCAGAAGTTCCAGGACGAATACGATGTGCAGGTCACGCATGCCTGGGGCATGACGGAAATGAGTCCGATCGGCACCGCCGGTTCGCTCAAGCCAGAAGTCGCGCACCTGACCGGAGACGCGGAACTTGACGTGAAGGAGAAGCAAGGCTTCTCGATCTTCACCGTCGAAATGAAGATCACCGACGACGAGGGCAACGAATTGCCGTGGGACGGCGTGAAGTTCGGCCGTCTCAAGGTACGCGGTCCTGCCGTCGCATCGAGCTACTTCAAGGGCGAGGGCGGTAATATTCTCGACGGTGAGGGATTCTTCGACACCGGCGACGTCGCGACCATCGACCCGATGGGCTACATGAAGATCACCGACCGCGCGAAGGATGTCATCAAGTCGGGCGGCGAGTGGATTTCCTCCATCGACCTCGAGAACGTCGCGGTCGGCCACCCAGATGTGGCGGAAGCCGCGGTCATTGGCATCGCACATCCGAAATGGGATGAGCGGCCGCTGTTGGTCATCGTCGCGAAGAAGGACAAGAAGCCTTCGCGTGAAGACATACTCAAGTTCATGGAAGGCAAGATCGCCAAGTGGTGGATGCCCGACGACGTGGTATTCGTGGACGAAATCCCGCACACCGCGACCGGAAAAATTCTGAAAACTGCACTGCGCGACAAGTTCACCGACTATCGTTTGCCGGGTGTTGCTGCCGAGTGA